Proteins co-encoded in one Meiothermus sp. genomic window:
- a CDS encoding DUF3108 domain-containing protein codes for MDTAIPQSLRYSLKYAGHPAGEQRLTVEPRRDGLRLTLEANVELPPPRTRQRWESEVDQEGLPRRYRERVEGNGARVMEVEFSLEDGLVTVSQGKDDFAIPYLTQMYDPLSLILAVGALKLEVGGVEKFALVGGRAYAERLPDQNLEVIASGEKVERSVRVYRLRPGLSLLYFDEAGYPVRLTQKVGEHIFEAELVQVERLEAGQRPQSLERRQETIQRNSSRARGVATEPGKPRVVSGEPPKEREKDTAPRRRRRRRRYN; via the coding sequence ATGGACACGGCGATTCCGCAGTCGCTCCGGTACAGCCTCAAGTATGCCGGGCATCCGGCGGGCGAGCAGCGCCTGACCGTGGAGCCGCGCCGGGACGGGCTGCGCCTGACCCTGGAAGCCAATGTCGAGCTGCCCCCGCCCAGAACCCGGCAACGCTGGGAGAGCGAGGTAGATCAGGAGGGCCTGCCCCGCCGCTACCGTGAGCGGGTAGAGGGCAACGGGGCCCGGGTGATGGAGGTGGAGTTTTCGCTCGAGGATGGGCTGGTCACGGTGAGCCAAGGCAAGGACGACTTCGCCATCCCCTACCTGACCCAGATGTACGACCCGCTCTCGTTGATTCTGGCGGTGGGGGCGCTCAAGCTGGAGGTGGGCGGGGTCGAAAAGTTTGCCCTGGTAGGGGGGCGAGCCTATGCCGAACGCCTGCCCGATCAAAATCTGGAAGTTATCGCCTCGGGCGAGAAGGTAGAGCGAAGTGTGCGGGTCTACCGCCTGCGCCCCGGCCTCAGCCTGCTTTACTTCGATGAGGCGGGCTACCCGGTGCGCCTCACGCAGAAGGTGGGGGAGCACATCTTCGAGGCCGAGCTGGTGCAGGTAGAGCGCCTCGAGGCAGGACAGCGCCCGCAATCGCTGGAGCGCCGTCAGGAGACCATCCAGCGCAACTCGAGCCGCGCTCGAGGGGTAGCCACCGAGCCCGGCAAGCCCCGGGTGGTTTCGGGTGAGCCCCCCAAAGAACGTGAAAAAGACACTGCTCCCCGCCGCCGCCGTCGTCGTAGACGATATAACTAG
- a CDS encoding aromatic ring-hydroxylating dioxygenase subunit alpha: MKPLEVHPEIAQAATLPSSFYKDPALYEAAKEKVFARSWQWVGDTDDLKAPGTVKPFTLLEGCLDEPLVLTRDFEDRLHLLSNVCTHRGMLVAETGGNARYLRCRYHGRRFGLDGCFQAMPEFEGVQGFPSPKDDLPKVAFATWGKGKFLFASLNPAVPLEEVLRPIEARVGWMPFEQFYFEPARARDYLVRAHWALYCDNYLEGFHIPYIHASLNTAIDYGSYTTEIYDWCNLQLGIAAPGEPCFELPKDSPDYGKRIAAYYYWVFPNLMLNFYPWGLSVNVVRPLGPELTKVSFLPYVWDASKLEAGAGAALDRVEREDEVVVEAVQKGVKSRFYHQGRFSVKREQGVHHFHRLLSEALG, from the coding sequence ATGAAACCCCTTGAAGTGCACCCCGAGATTGCCCAGGCCGCCACCCTGCCCTCGAGCTTCTACAAAGACCCGGCCCTCTACGAGGCCGCCAAGGAAAAGGTCTTTGCCCGGAGCTGGCAGTGGGTGGGCGACACCGACGACCTGAAGGCCCCCGGTACCGTCAAGCCCTTTACCCTGCTCGAGGGCTGCCTGGACGAGCCCCTGGTGCTGACCCGCGACTTTGAAGACCGCCTGCACCTCCTCTCCAACGTCTGCACCCACCGGGGGATGCTGGTGGCCGAGACCGGCGGCAACGCCCGCTATTTGCGCTGCCGCTACCACGGGCGACGCTTTGGCCTGGACGGTTGTTTTCAGGCTATGCCGGAGTTCGAAGGGGTACAGGGCTTCCCCAGCCCCAAAGATGACCTGCCCAAGGTGGCCTTTGCGACCTGGGGGAAAGGGAAGTTCCTCTTTGCCAGCCTGAACCCTGCCGTTCCACTGGAGGAGGTGTTGAGGCCCATAGAGGCGCGCGTGGGCTGGATGCCCTTTGAACAGTTTTACTTTGAGCCGGCCCGGGCCCGCGACTACCTGGTGCGGGCCCACTGGGCGCTCTACTGCGACAACTACCTCGAGGGCTTCCACATCCCCTACATCCACGCCTCGCTGAACACGGCCATCGACTACGGCAGCTATACCACCGAAATCTACGACTGGTGCAATCTGCAACTGGGCATTGCGGCCCCCGGCGAGCCCTGCTTTGAGCTGCCCAAGGACTCACCCGACTACGGCAAGCGCATTGCCGCCTACTACTACTGGGTGTTCCCCAACCTGATGCTGAACTTTTACCCCTGGGGCCTCTCGGTCAACGTGGTGCGCCCCTTGGGCCCCGAGCTGACCAAGGTCTCGTTTCTGCCCTACGTTTGGGATGCCAGCAAGCTCGAGGCGGGGGCCGGGGCCGCCCTCGACCGGGTGGAGCGGGAGGACGAGGTGGTGGTGGAGGCCGTGCAGAAAGGGGTTAAGTCCCGCTTCTACCACCAGGGTCGTTTCAGCGTGAAGCGGGAGCAGGGGGTGCATCATTTTCACCGGCTGCTCTCGGAGGCCTTGGGGTAG
- a CDS encoding DUF4384 domain-containing protein: MKRLLVSMVGLLGLMASATPVMSPQGIILNPVPTDLSVQTWLDRDPSGLGNATYYFGDKIKIYVQVNQNAYVYLFNINADGQIDLILPNPFNQNNFLRAGETRVFPEGGARYEFTISGPAGIDQVLAVASRTPLSLAQMADIKSGQMRVQGASNLARALSIVVTPLPDQDWVSDVVHYNVQPRWASNPQPPVGATPKPPIFFITPVPGYGVLWEEREDTEYRVAYRGGDVEQVFDYYHRDLVSKGWVKVNFKSKKGKKNPAYEAEYRRGGDRLEVSINPRGGELVVKLEWGR, encoded by the coding sequence ATGAAGCGACTGCTTGTAAGCATGGTCGGATTGTTGGGCCTGATGGCCTCTGCAACGCCGGTGATGAGCCCCCAGGGCATCATCCTCAACCCGGTACCCACCGACCTTAGCGTACAGACCTGGCTCGACCGCGACCCTTCGGGGTTGGGTAACGCCACCTACTACTTCGGCGACAAGATCAAAATCTACGTCCAGGTCAACCAAAATGCCTACGTGTACCTGTTCAACATCAACGCCGATGGCCAGATTGACCTGATCCTGCCCAACCCCTTCAACCAGAACAACTTCCTGCGTGCGGGCGAGACCCGGGTCTTTCCCGAGGGTGGGGCGCGCTACGAGTTCACCATCAGCGGGCCTGCCGGGATAGACCAGGTGCTGGCGGTGGCCAGCCGCACGCCGCTCTCGCTCGCGCAGATGGCCGACATCAAGAGCGGGCAGATGCGGGTGCAGGGGGCCAGCAACCTGGCCCGGGCCCTCTCGATTGTGGTCACCCCGCTGCCCGACCAGGACTGGGTGAGCGACGTGGTGCACTACAACGTGCAGCCCCGTTGGGCCAGCAACCCCCAGCCGCCCGTGGGGGCAACGCCTAAGCCGCCCATTTTCTTTATCACCCCCGTACCGGGCTACGGGGTGCTGTGGGAAGAGCGCGAGGACACCGAGTACCGCGTGGCCTACCGAGGGGGCGATGTGGAGCAGGTTTTTGACTACTACCACCGCGACCTGGTGTCCAAGGGCTGGGTGAAGGTGAACTTCAAGTCTAAGAAGGGTAAGAAGAACCCGGCCTACGAGGCAGAGTACCGCCGCGGAGGGGATAGGCTCGAGGTGAGCATAAACCCCAGAGGCGGCGAACTGGTGGTCAAGCTGGAGTGGGGTCGGTAA
- a CDS encoding cbb3-type cytochrome c oxidase subunit I, whose protein sequence is MAVVAPQTTRRMGFWEAVWDLLTTSDHKKVGMIYLVTSFVAFGLSGLMAVAIRWQLAGPERQFLVGEAYNQVLTLHGATMLFFFIIPAGLAGFGNFILPLMLGERDVALPRVNAFAAWLFVFSGVLIYTSLFFGGAPDVGWTFYYPFSRTTGLGTDFFMMGVLLVGLSSLLGSANFAATVYNLRAKGMGLWKMPIFVWGIFATSMLSLFALAGITAASLTVLLSRKLGLSLFDPTIGGDPVLYQQFFWFYSHPAVYIMLLPYLGIAAEVASTFARKPVFGYRFMVFALVGIAVVGFLVWAHHMFTVGESLLFQLVFVFFTVLVAVPTGVKIFSLLGTLWGGQLDFKTPLLFVMGFMFNFLLGGITGVMLAVVPFDYQVQDSYFVVAHFHNVLMAGSGFLAFAGLYYWWPKITGRMYPEFWGKVHFWLFLVGYLLTFMPQYVLGFLGMPRRYYTYPDGLYLWNELNFASTVGAVILALGGIAWMIAVIQSFRQNVKAPDNPWGGYTLEWATSSPPPSYNFAVQFPTVFKSERPLYDWEKEGLKPTPVDPATIHLPAPTVWPFMTAVGLLVTGIGISLAPDMGNAAVGGVPGWGGWLAVGLVLFLYSLFQWALRREYDHPVEHHTVTGKSNAWVGMAWFIVSEIALFGILIAGYLYLRLTGAAVPPEDHRPALWLALLNTFFLVASSFTVHYAHHDLRTNKFSPFKLGMLISILLGVVFFLFQIWEFAIASGHYVEALNAAGQSEAAQKAALWFTAFFMIVGLHGAHVVIGGTGLTLAYAQGLAGKINNHEQGTLEGSSMYWHLVDAVWLFIVTIFYIW, encoded by the coding sequence ATGGCTGTAGTCGCACCACAAACCACACGGCGTATGGGCTTCTGGGAGGCGGTCTGGGATCTGCTGACCACCAGCGACCACAAAAAAGTAGGGATGATCTACCTGGTCACCTCATTCGTGGCCTTCGGGCTATCGGGCCTGATGGCGGTGGCCATTCGCTGGCAGCTTGCCGGCCCCGAGCGGCAGTTTTTGGTGGGGGAAGCCTACAACCAGGTGCTCACCCTGCACGGGGCCACCATGCTCTTCTTCTTCATTATCCCGGCGGGGCTGGCGGGCTTTGGCAACTTCATCCTGCCCCTGATGCTGGGCGAGCGAGACGTGGCCCTACCGCGGGTTAACGCCTTCGCGGCCTGGCTTTTCGTTTTCTCTGGGGTACTCATCTACACCTCGCTCTTTTTTGGCGGAGCGCCCGATGTAGGCTGGACCTTCTACTACCCCTTCTCGCGCACCACGGGCCTAGGCACCGACTTCTTTATGATGGGGGTGCTCCTGGTGGGCCTCTCGAGCCTCCTGGGCTCGGCCAACTTTGCTGCTACGGTCTACAACCTGCGGGCCAAAGGCATGGGCCTGTGGAAGATGCCCATCTTCGTCTGGGGCATCTTTGCCACCTCCATGCTCTCGCTTTTTGCCCTGGCCGGCATCACCGCGGCCAGCCTGACCGTGCTGCTCTCGCGTAAGCTGGGGTTGAGCCTCTTTGACCCCACCATCGGGGGCGACCCGGTGCTGTACCAGCAGTTCTTCTGGTTCTACTCCCACCCGGCGGTGTACATCATGCTGCTGCCCTACCTGGGCATTGCTGCCGAAGTGGCCTCTACCTTTGCCCGTAAGCCGGTCTTTGGCTACCGCTTCATGGTGTTTGCCCTGGTGGGGATTGCAGTGGTGGGCTTTTTGGTCTGGGCGCACCACATGTTCACGGTGGGCGAGAGCCTCCTCTTCCAGCTCGTCTTCGTCTTCTTCACGGTGCTGGTGGCGGTGCCGACCGGGGTCAAGATTTTCAGTCTGTTGGGCACGCTCTGGGGCGGTCAGCTCGACTTCAAGACCCCTCTGCTCTTCGTGATGGGCTTCATGTTCAACTTCCTGCTGGGGGGGATTACCGGAGTCATGCTGGCGGTGGTGCCCTTCGACTACCAGGTGCAGGACAGCTACTTTGTGGTGGCCCACTTCCACAACGTGCTGATGGCCGGCTCGGGCTTCCTGGCCTTTGCCGGGCTTTACTACTGGTGGCCCAAGATTACCGGTCGGATGTACCCCGAGTTCTGGGGTAAGGTGCACTTCTGGCTCTTTTTGGTGGGCTATCTGCTCACCTTCATGCCCCAGTATGTGCTGGGCTTTTTGGGGATGCCCCGCCGCTACTACACCTACCCTGATGGGCTCTACCTATGGAACGAGCTGAATTTCGCTTCCACCGTGGGGGCGGTGATTCTGGCCCTGGGGGGTATTGCCTGGATGATTGCGGTGATTCAGAGCTTCCGCCAGAACGTCAAGGCTCCCGACAACCCCTGGGGCGGGTATACCCTTGAGTGGGCTACCTCCTCGCCTCCGCCTTCGTACAACTTCGCGGTGCAGTTCCCCACCGTCTTCAAGTCCGAGCGGCCCCTCTACGACTGGGAAAAAGAAGGGCTGAAGCCGACCCCGGTAGACCCCGCTACCATTCATCTACCGGCCCCTACGGTCTGGCCGTTCATGACCGCGGTGGGTCTTTTGGTCACCGGTATCGGAATTTCGCTGGCCCCCGATATGGGCAATGCCGCGGTAGGTGGGGTGCCGGGCTGGGGTGGCTGGCTGGCGGTGGGCCTGGTGCTGTTTTTGTATAGCCTCTTCCAGTGGGCCCTGCGCCGGGAGTACGACCACCCGGTGGAGCACCATACCGTGACCGGCAAATCCAACGCCTGGGTGGGGATGGCCTGGTTCATCGTCTCGGAAATTGCCCTGTTTGGCATCCTGATTGCGGGCTACCTCTACCTGCGCCTGACCGGGGCCGCGGTACCGCCCGAGGATCACCGCCCGGCTCTCTGGCTGGCCTTGCTCAACACCTTCTTCCTGGTGGCCAGTTCCTTTACGGTGCACTACGCCCACCACGACCTGCGCACCAACAAGTTCTCGCCCTTCAAGCTGGGTATGCTGATCAGCATCCTGCTGGGGGTGGTCTTCTTCCTCTTCCAAATCTGGGAGTTTGCCATCGCTTCGGGGCACTATGTGGAGGCCCTGAACGCTGCCGGGCAGTCGGAGGCGGCCCAAAAGGCGGCTTTGTGGTTTACGGCCTTCTTCATGATCGTGGGGCTGCACGGGGCCCACGTGGTCATTGGAGGTACGGGTCTGACCCTGGCCTATGCCCAGGGGCTGGCGGGTAAGATCAACAACCACGAGCAGGGTACCCTCGAGGGCTCCTCGATGTACTGGCACCTGGTGGACGCGGTCTGGCTGTTTATCGTGACCATCTTCTATATCTGGTAG
- the coxB gene encoding cytochrome c oxidase subunit II: MLQRSLGWIALLMLGMALAAEPGQAGGHTLNIIDPQASAFNREVRGLLAWVMGFAALVFVVVMGALTYVTIKFRRTGKETQEPEQIHGNDRLEVAWTVIPTVIVLIIFGLTAQSMFKLDRPTPGAMVVEVKGWQFWWDFHYKDQGVRNSNELILPVGKPVRFEITGGDGGNYDVIHSFRITSMVGARDAIPGVITHIEVTPEKVGTYYGQCVELCGASHANMRFRVKVVPQEEFDRWIEGAKAYQATSPTDPVLARGGELYQQQCAACHALKGVSQGLPQNPDLTFFGNRTTVGAGMWPNKPEYLERWIKNSPGMKPGIKMPAFPQLSDDDVKAIAAYLMSHKVEGLDFSNLEKF, translated from the coding sequence ATGTTGCAAAGAAGTCTAGGTTGGATAGCCCTGCTCATGTTGGGAATGGCGCTGGCCGCCGAGCCAGGACAGGCGGGGGGGCATACCCTCAACATCATTGACCCCCAGGCCTCGGCCTTTAACCGCGAGGTGCGGGGATTGCTGGCCTGGGTAATGGGCTTTGCCGCTTTGGTGTTTGTGGTGGTCATGGGGGCCCTGACCTATGTAACCATCAAGTTCCGCCGCACCGGCAAGGAAACCCAGGAACCCGAGCAGATACACGGTAACGACCGCCTCGAGGTGGCCTGGACGGTAATTCCCACCGTGATTGTGCTGATCATCTTTGGCCTGACGGCCCAGAGCATGTTCAAGCTGGATCGCCCCACTCCGGGCGCCATGGTAGTAGAGGTGAAGGGGTGGCAGTTCTGGTGGGACTTCCACTACAAAGACCAGGGGGTGCGGAACTCCAACGAGCTGATTCTGCCGGTGGGCAAGCCGGTGCGCTTCGAGATAACCGGTGGGGATGGTGGCAACTACGATGTAATCCACTCCTTCCGCATCACCAGCATGGTGGGGGCCCGCGACGCCATCCCGGGCGTGATCACCCATATCGAGGTAACCCCGGAGAAGGTGGGCACCTACTACGGGCAGTGCGTGGAGCTCTGTGGGGCCTCGCACGCCAACATGCGCTTTAGGGTCAAGGTGGTGCCCCAGGAGGAATTTGACCGCTGGATTGAGGGGGCCAAGGCGTACCAGGCCACTTCCCCCACCGACCCTGTGTTGGCTCGAGGGGGGGAGCTCTACCAGCAGCAGTGCGCGGCCTGCCACGCCCTCAAGGGGGTTTCGCAAGGCCTGCCTCAGAACCCCGACCTAACCTTCTTTGGCAACCGTACCACGGTGGGGGCCGGGATGTGGCCCAACAAGCCCGAGTACCTCGAGCGCTGGATCAAAAACTCCCCCGGCATGAAGCCCGGCATCAAGATGCCGGCCTTCCCCCAGCTTTCAGACGACGACGTCAAGGCCATTGCGGCTTACCTGATGAGCCACAAGGTGGAGGGTCTGGACTTTAGCAACCTGGAGAAGTTCTAG
- a CDS encoding DUF305 domain-containing protein, whose protein sequence is MQASAPALPLRPLLWGLLGLALMVVGFLLAQPLSLEGRFALKMIPHHAQAVELARILERRAADENLRYFAQDVAQTQQAQITQMRGWLPLWRQLTIGFERPSAQVAAAMGMASPQEIAELLALQGHAAETKFLQLMIRHHQGALPMIEQGLAEVKPEGLPRRLIEAMGQSQAGEIQTMERWLAERGGVKLPFDPSLMPNHGH, encoded by the coding sequence ATGCAAGCATCTGCACCTGCCTTGCCCTTGCGCCCGCTGTTGTGGGGCCTGTTGGGGTTAGCTCTGATGGTCGTGGGCTTCCTGCTGGCCCAACCTCTCAGCCTCGAGGGTCGCTTTGCCCTGAAGATGATTCCCCACCATGCCCAAGCAGTGGAGTTGGCCAGAATTTTGGAGCGTCGGGCTGCCGACGAAAACCTGCGCTACTTTGCCCAGGACGTAGCCCAGACCCAGCAGGCCCAGATAACCCAGATGCGAGGCTGGCTTCCCCTGTGGCGACAGCTCACCATTGGCTTTGAACGCCCCAGTGCCCAGGTCGCTGCTGCAATGGGCATGGCTTCCCCGCAAGAGATCGCCGAACTGTTGGCCTTGCAAGGCCATGCCGCCGAGACCAAATTCCTGCAACTGATGATTCGCCATCACCAGGGCGCCTTGCCCATGATTGAGCAGGGGTTGGCCGAAGTCAAACCAGAAGGCCTCCCCCGCCGCCTGATCGAGGCAATGGGCCAAAGTCAGGCCGGCGAGATTCAGACCATGGAGCGCTGGTTAGCCGAGCGTGGGGGAGTGAAGCTGCCCTTTGACCCAAGCCTCATGCCCAACCACGGGCACTGA
- a CDS encoding CDGSH iron-sulfur domain-containing protein: MKIRLRENGSLVLDLPEGTRFALNGEEQVLERPKLALCRCGHSENKPFCDGSHKRVGFEAAAGEIELAQG, encoded by the coding sequence ATGAAAATTCGCTTGCGCGAGAATGGATCGCTGGTGTTGGATTTGCCTGAAGGCACCAGATTCGCCCTGAATGGGGAAGAGCAGGTGCTCGAGCGACCCAAGTTGGCTCTGTGTCGCTGTGGCCATTCGGAAAATAAGCCTTTTTGCGATGGTAGCCACAAGCGGGTAGGGTTTGAGGCCGCCGCCGGTGAGATAGAGTTGGCTCAGGGTTAG